DNA sequence from the Cucurbita pepo subsp. pepo cultivar mu-cu-16 chromosome LG06, ASM280686v2, whole genome shotgun sequence genome:
TGACGCATAGATCTCACGCCGTGCCTTTCAGTAGCACGAATATGGGTCATTCTTTCCAGCAAATTCTGGAAAGCAGGATTGCTGATTGCTTCAGATACTCTATTGCAGTATAAGGCGTCTTCAGAAAAATTTATAAGGGCCTCAGCAGCATTATCCTTCACTTCATCTAACTCATCTTGCAATAGCTCTATTAATCCATGGATTGCCCCTGCATCAGCAAGCGCAATCCTGTCTGCCTCACTATAACTCAATTGAGCTACAGCTCCAGAGACTTTTTCCCTCACTTCACCATTCCCATCGTGTAATAGATCCACCAAAACTGGAATAGCACCCGAACTTTGCACAATCGGTATGGAGTACTTATAGCTCGAAAGATCCCACAAGACGTCTGCAGCTGCAGCCTTACCTTCATCATCACCTTCTTTAAGAATTCTCACTAGATGATCGAAAATTAGAACTGCATTCGCTTCAGCAACAGCTAAGAGACAGAAGACGTCCTCCGCAATCTCCTTAGCAATAGGGTTGGGCCACTGAAGAAGATCAGCAAATAAAGGGATAGCCCCAGCTTGTGCAACAGGCCTAATATAAGCTACGTGAGCTGAAACTATTCCAAGGGAATTCCCAGATACTAGTTTTGTCACATAATCTCCTTCACAAAATAGTTCAATAAGTACTGGAATCACTCCCAATTCAACAAGCATATGTCTTCCACGCCTTGTAATTGCAATTAACCCAATTGCTTGACAAGCTCTTTCTCTAGAAGCCATGCAGCCATATCTAGCAGCTTGCACAAGAAAAGGGAGGCCTCTTAAGCTAATAAGGGCTTTTCTAACCTCTCTAACTAGAGCCAATGCACTCAAAATCTCCAGTAAATATCTCCTAGTGCCATCAACTACAGAATCAAACATACCAATAACTACTTCCAAACCCCCATTTCTTGCTACAATCACACGACTAGGTTTATCACAAGTAACAATACTCCAAATACATTTAACTAGAATCTTACGaaaaccaccactagtgtctggCAATGATCTCAATATAGACTCTAAAGCGCCGGAATGAGCTACCGCCGTCGCTAACGTACCATCACCTTGACGAGATATACGTTTTAGACAATATGCAGCAGCTCCTCTCATAGACTGGCTTGAATTACTGATGGGGTTAACTTCAAGATGCTTCGCAATAATGGGTATGGTGCTGTTCAAAATATTATGCGGAGCATCATTGGAGAGACTGGCCAATTTGATTGTGGCTTTCACTTTAACAGCCTCGGATTCTGTAGCCATAACGTTTTCATACTGCTTCAGCGCTGCTTCCCAATCTAGATTCGGCTTTTCAGATGCTCTACGAATCTCCGAGTGGCTCATGTTAGACAATCAAAACCGACGAAATTTAAGGCTCCAACTAGATTAAGAAACGAGAATTCCGACTGAGcagattgaaaattttcggAATCAATGAAACACTCCGgtagaaattgaagaaaaagcaGTCGGAAAGCATGGAGGCGAGAAGAAATTTTCCGGGACCGACTGATCGGTATTTTGCCGGGAAATAAGTGGGGCTCGGGTCGTTGAAGCCCAATTTCGAGATTTGGATTCAAAATtcgttaaaataaaataaaaataaaataaaaccctCTAAATTagttcaattataattttaaaaagttttattttctatttttaaaaaaagaaatttgctcttaaattcataaacataaaattttattattttatgagattttaattattaatataacatgtacATGCAcggtggataaataaaaaattttaaataataaaaaataataattcgacaactcaactcaacctgAAAATAGAAGTTTGAGTTAGGTTGTAAACTCTATTCGAGTTGCTCGGGCTACCAACTCAgcgttaaaataaaaaatttcaaagttcgGCCTTAAAGCCTTAAATAAGGTAAGACTTCGGTTTCAAGTATTTCTCAAATCTCGATGATTGTGGGTCCTGATAGGAGCTTCTCGATTCTTCATCATTCTCATTGGAATGAAGAGACTTTGACGACATTtcttagaaggaaaaaaacgTGAACTTCTATCTCTATAGCAATCATTGGATTTCGGGCCTAATGGATCCAACGCATGATTCGAATGCATCTTTATTATcaacaaaatttcttcaaactcTTTCCTTTTCCAGCTCTTCCCATGAGGCCGAGCTACCGTTGATATTAGGGGTTGCGTTAACTAAAAGcaataaaatagaaatgtCCAAGTCACCATTCAACAAAAATGTCGATGTCAACAAAAAtttctagaaaaaaattaaaaaattaaaaaattaatattttaccttTTCCTAACCCGTTACAATATTCTAACCTCGTAttgcttatatttttttttattttgcattaatttttgtaacgACATAATAGAAATGTCGATGTCGTACATATTAGAAGCTTTAGGTCTCTGTCTCCTCAAATTCAGCCTAGCTCAATGCTACGTAGCTCTTCCTCAACGGGAAAACTAAACTAATGAACATGAATCCCATCCATAGAAGTCAATCTGAGTGGTTCCCTCCCGTACATCCGCGGATGAAAGAGTGGACGAGCTCCCTTTCAATTACATCGTGTTGGCCGATAACCCTCAGGCATCCACTCATGAATGGTAGTTGACTGATTGGAGTTTGTGGAACAATCCCATCCTTTCTAGTACTTGTGGAGAATCCACACCAGTAAGAAAGAGCATAACACATGGACATGTCCATAGAATTATCGATGAAAATGTCAACACGCTCACAGAAACACAGAAACTTAATACCCGATTAAGATATATAAAATCTCTCAAAATCCGcaacaaaaagacaaaaagtcCTACAACTTTCAGGGCATTCAGAGACCAAATCACCAGGAATTTTCAGGGCATTAAAGTTCATCATCACTGTTGAATTTCCAGATATATGGTCTTAGTAGGCATAACGAAAAGACAGAAAATGCTCATATGGAATAATGAGAAGTAATCAAACAAAGAGGACATACACACATCAATTACTTAAAGGCCAAAATTTGTGTCAATTACAACAACTTAAAGACCAAAATTTGTGTCGATCACAACTTTCAGGACATATAAAGACCAAAATCACATGGAATTTGTATACACATTGTAGAATGCGCCTCTCCCCCCATCATTGAAAAGATTTTACAAGGAATTTCTGTTATAAGTGGAACGAGAACTTACAGTGTTGTGTATGCGTGTGGCAAGCTCACCAGCCCCTTTTGAATGAGCTCAAGTGCAGTAGACATGGCAGGTAAACTCCACCTCTAATCTTACCAAAGAATTGCAGCCATTGGAGTAGTTCATAAGCTGATTACGGCAGCATGTAACCAGAACATTCATGAAGTCGGCGACATGACCTGTCGAAAGGGAACTGCATAGATATAAAGGATTAGAGAACTTGTGTCATCCCTCTCAGTTTAGATGGAAGAACTCCGAGGCAAAAATCAGACGTTTCGCTTCAGGTTATCGTCTCCTTTCGTATTTCTGCGCAAATTCTTTCAATAGCAATCTCTTCCGAAATTCTAGATACTTATCTAGGCTGGTTTCGGCCCACTGCTGACAAAAACATTCATCAGTTGGAACGAAGGAACTTAAAGGGAATGGTCCTTTGGGTGCTTTCTTGAGAGAAACTAGGAACCGGTGTCGAGGTCGGATTCTTTGATCCAAGGACAAGCTTAGATACATGGGATATTTGGTCAATGATTTCACTTCGTTGCGGAGTTCATTGATCAGATACATGTATTTGGGCTTCAAATTATCCTCCAAAGATAGAGAAAAAACCTGCAGTATCAACAGATCCGGTTAAGGAACCTAAGACAAGATTTACGAAGAAACTACTAAAAAACCATTTGAATTAAGTTAGCAACCGAAATGAGgcaacaaataaattttaaagtataatGTAACTTTTAATACCACTTCTTAcagcaagaaaaagaaagagttggGTATGGAAGGCTTTTGTTGAGGATCGTTGGaaaggagtcccacattggccaattaagagaatgatcataggtttataagtaaggaatatatctccattagtatcAGACCGTttgagaaaaccaaaagcaaaaccatgagagcttatactcaaagtggacaatgtcataccattgtggagggttgtggttcctaacatggtattagagtcatgcccttaacttagtcatgtcaatagaatcctcgaacaaagaagtgggctccagagaaaggagtcaagcctcagttaaggggagactgttcgGGGAAGCTTTaaagtgtactttgttcgaggggaggattgttgaggattgttggaaaggagtccacattggttaattaagAGGATGATTATAGGTTCATAAGTatagaatacatctccattggtatgagactttttggggaaatcaaaagcaaagccacgagagtttacgctcaaagtggacaatgtcataCCATTGGGGAgggtcgtggttcctaacggCTTTAACATAAaaaggggtttttttttttttttttccttctcaaaaGATGTTGACAACAATAATACAAATGCATAATACCTGTGTAAGGCTAGTTATGACTTTCAAGATCTCAGAATTTCGCATTCCAATGCTTCTCAGGAAATTGATCCGGGGCAGCAATCCGTCATCGATGCTATAGTGGAGGAGTTGAGGATGTTTAGTTACCATCTTCACTACATTATCACGAGGGGCTCCAATTTCCTTTGAAAGAAACATATATCTGGTGTTCCATGATACATCAATCCGTTGAACCAGGATTTGAGGACTCAGTTGCACAACTTTACCCAAATCCTTTTCCTTAATGCCGACTTCCTCGACCAAGTATCGGACGGTGGGTTTTAACGAATTCTCAACActataagaaaatagagatgGAGCAGCAGCAATGATCTGCCCCACTCTGGAATTTGGGATTCCCAAACTAAGTAAGAAAGCAACATGAGATTTCAAATTGTTCTCTACCGTGTACTCCAGAATTTGGGGCTGCCTCATGAGTATTCTTCGAACATCCCTCTGTTTGACACCGACACTCAACAAGTATTCTAGTCTTTCTTGAGCAGAATTAACATTTATTTGAAGAGAAGGCATACGTCTCTCATACATTTGAAGAAAATGTGATTCTTTGAGCCCAAATGTTGTAAGATAATCAAGTAGAGGATACCATTTCTtgtccaattctatttcttctgCCAGACGAGGAAATCTATTTTCCATAGCTTTCTTGGTCATCAACTGAATCAATGGAAACAAACgcagatttaatatttattttagcaATCTGAAAAGTTTAATAAAGTTTCAAACTCCACCTTTCCTTGCTTGTCTACGTTGGTAGAACCAGCTTCCTCCTCAATCGTGTCGTCTTGGTTTTCAGTATCATTTGTGATATCTTGTAAATCAAAGCGGTTGGATGATCTTATACCCCTACTTTCTCTGGGATGTCTCAAGTTATCTGCACAAGAAGAGTATGCTGAGCAAATCGTGCACGCCTTACGAGAAGGAGAAAGTAAATAGCAAAAGATAACCTCTCTGTGAGTTGCTATTTCTGGTTCTGTTTTGCAACTTGGCTCTCTTTCTTTTAGTATCATATTCAACATCCGAGACATTACCCTAGAAAACGAAAATTTCAGTGGACAGATAGTAAATAGTGAGATTCTCAATGATCAACTGCACACAAGCAAAGAACTATGAACAAAAAAAGCCACCAAATCCACTTTAAAAGAGCGCAactgtaacaactcaagcccaccgctagccgatattgtcctctttaagcttttccttctgagcttcccttcaaggttttaaaacgcatctagagaggagaacgacttggctattacaaatggtatcaaagccagtcaTCAGATAGTGCGAGGCACTGGTCGTAGTAGGACTAGactctctccatagtagacacgttttaagaccgtgaggctaacagcgatatgtaacgggccaaaactgacaatatctactagtggtgggtttggtgggtttggtgggtttgggctgttatagcAACAGACATGGAAGCAATTACATGAAAAATAAAGCTACAATTTCCTCTAACTTACCAAGTGCACTCTTTGCATTACTCAATTAAAACCAGATATAAAACTTGATGAAGCTCATTTGGTTGTCCATGGCCAGAGCTATGTAATTTCTACCCAGCATAAGCACAGTTTCAAATacttcttttaattctttttgtatCCTCCTCATTTCTACTCCTCACTCATCAATGAACAGTCAAGTTTCCCATCACAACAAAAATCAATCCAACCACGTCGAAAATTTGGAACCAACAAcgaaaattaaaca
Encoded proteins:
- the LOC111796476 gene encoding uncharacterized protein LOC111796476, with product MSHSEIRRASEKPNLDWEAALKQYENVMATESEAVKVKATIKLASLSNDAPHNILNSTIPIIAKHLEVNPISNSSQSMRGAAAYCLKRISRQGDGTLATAVAHSGALESILRSLPDTSGGFRKILVKCIWSIVTCDKPSRVIVARNGGLEVVIGMFDSVVDGTRRYLLEILSALALVREVRKALISLRGLPFLVQAARYGCMASRERACQAIGLIAITRRGRHMLVELGVIPVLIELFCEGDYVTKLVSGNSLGIVSAHVAYIRPVAQAGAIPLFADLLQWPNPIAKEIAEDVFCLLAVAEANAVLIFDHLVRILKEGDDEGKAAAADVLWDLSSYKYSIPIVQSSGAIPVLVDLLHDGNGEVREKVSGAVAQLSYSEADRIALADAGAIHGLIELLQDELDEVKDNAAEALINFSEDALYCNRVSEAISNPAFQNLLERMTHIRATERHGVRSMRQMGINQLTGDPDLL
- the LOC111797669 gene encoding transcription termination factor MTERF9, chloroplastic, whose translation is MASLFLFSFSPTIHSDFPSSSDFYPSTQFSYTSSTSACKFHGVGIGSRRRRRRSVRRFLVRSTHSNARILKPKRRSRFGQNLSPFDSDDDGEDVDDLSSDEDDDDEDTWLYNGNVSDVEYDTKRKRAKLQNRTRNSNSQRDNLRHPRESRGIRSSNRFDLQDITNDTENQDDTIEEEAGSTNVDKQGKLMTKKAMENRFPRLAEEIELDKKWYPLLDYLTTFGLKESHFLQMYERRMPSLQINVNSAQERLEYLLSVGVKQRDVRRILMRQPQILEYTVENNLKSHVAFLLSLGIPNSRVGQIIAAAPSLFSYSVENSLKPTVRYLVEEVGIKEKDLGKVVQLSPQILVQRIDVSWNTRYMFLSKEIGAPRDNVVKMVTKHPQLLHYSIDDGLLPRINFLRSIGMRNSEILKVITSLTQVFSLSLEDNLKPKYMYLINELRNEVKSLTKYPMYLSLSLDQRIRPRHRFLVSLKKAPKGPFPLSSFVPTDECFCQQWAETSLDKYLEFRKRLLLKEFAQKYERRR